One Pseudomonas entomophila genomic window carries:
- the dnaN gene encoding DNA polymerase III subunit beta encodes MHFTIQREALLKPLQLVAGVVERRQTLPVLSNVLLVVQGQQLSLTGTDLEVELVGRVQLEEPAEPGEITVPARKLMDICKSLPSDALIDIKVDEQKLLVKAGRSRFTLSTLPANDFPTVEEGPGSLTCQLEQSKLRRLIERTSFAMAQQDVRYYLNGMLLEVSPGTLRAVATDGHRLALCAMQAPIDQADRHQVIVPRKGILELARLLTDPEGTVSIVLGQHHIRATTGEFTFTSKLVDGKFPDYERVLPKGGDKLVIGDRQALREAFSRTAILSNEKYRGIRLQLAAGQLKIQANNPEQEEAEEEISVDYNGSSLEIGFNVSYLLDVLGVMTTEQVRLILSDSNSSALLQEAGNDDSSYVVMPMRL; translated from the coding sequence ATGCATTTCACCATTCAACGCGAAGCCCTGTTGAAACCCCTGCAACTGGTCGCCGGCGTCGTCGAGCGCCGCCAGACCTTGCCGGTCCTGTCCAACGTCCTGCTGGTCGTGCAAGGCCAGCAGTTGTCGTTGACCGGTACCGACCTGGAAGTCGAACTGGTTGGCCGCGTTCAACTGGAAGAGCCTGCGGAGCCGGGCGAAATCACCGTTCCGGCGCGCAAGCTGATGGACATTTGCAAAAGCCTGCCCAGCGATGCGCTGATCGATATCAAGGTCGATGAGCAGAAGCTGCTGGTCAAGGCCGGTCGCAGCCGTTTCACCCTGTCCACCCTGCCGGCCAATGACTTCCCGACTGTCGAAGAAGGCCCCGGCTCGCTGACCTGCCAGCTGGAGCAGAGCAAACTACGCCGCCTGATCGAGCGCACCAGCTTTGCCATGGCTCAGCAAGACGTGCGTTACTACCTCAACGGCATGTTGCTGGAAGTGTCCCCCGGCACCCTGCGTGCCGTGGCCACCGATGGCCACCGCCTGGCGCTGTGTGCCATGCAGGCACCAATCGACCAGGCTGATCGTCATCAGGTCATCGTGCCACGCAAAGGTATCCTCGAGCTGGCGCGTCTGCTGACCGATCCGGAAGGCACGGTCAGCATCGTCCTGGGCCAGCACCACATTCGTGCCACCACCGGTGAGTTCACCTTCACCTCCAAGCTGGTCGATGGCAAGTTCCCGGACTATGAGCGCGTACTGCCCAAGGGCGGCGACAAGCTGGTAATCGGCGATCGTCAGGCGTTGCGTGAAGCGTTCAGCCGCACCGCGATCCTGTCCAACGAGAAGTACCGCGGTATCCGTCTGCAACTGGCTGCCGGCCAGCTGAAGATCCAGGCCAACAACCCGGAGCAGGAAGAAGCGGAAGAAGAAATCAGCGTCGACTACAACGGCAGCTCGCTGGAGATCGGTTTCAACGTCAGCTACCTGCTGGACGTGCTGGGCGTCATGACCACTGAACAGGTTCGCCTGATTCTGTCGGACTCCAACAGCAGTGCACTGCTGCAGGAAGCTGGCAATGACGACTCGTCCTACGTTGTCATGCCGATGCGTCTGTAA
- the recF gene encoding DNA replication/repair protein RecF (All proteins in this family for which functions are known are DNA-binding proteins that assist the filamentation of RecA onto DNA for the initiation of recombination or recombinational repair.) encodes MSLRRLSVTAVRNLHPVTLSPSPRINILYGANGSGKTSVLEAVHLLGLARSFRSTRLNPVIQYEQQTCTVFGQVELAEGGTSNLGVSRERQGEFTIRIDGQNARSAAQLAEMLPLQLINPDSFRLLEGAPKVRRQFLDWGVFHVEPRFMATWQRLQKALRQRNSWLRHGTLDAVSQAAWDRELCLASAEIDEYRRNYIKALKPVFERTLSELVELDGLTLSYYRGWDKDRELYEVLATSLLRDQQMGHTQAGPQRADLRLRLGANNAADILSRGQQKLVVCALRIAQGHLVSQVRRGQCIYLVDDLPSELDEQHRRALCRLLEELNCQVFITCVDHEFLREGWQTETPVALFHVEQGRITQTHDHRE; translated from the coding sequence ATGTCCCTTCGACGTCTTTCGGTCACCGCGGTGCGCAACCTGCACCCGGTGACCCTCTCACCCTCCCCCCGCATCAACATCCTTTACGGCGCCAATGGCAGCGGCAAGACCAGCGTGCTCGAAGCCGTGCACCTGCTTGGTCTTGCTCGATCATTTCGCAGCACCCGTTTGAATCCGGTCATCCAGTACGAGCAGCAAACCTGCACGGTATTTGGCCAGGTCGAGTTGGCTGAAGGTGGTACGAGCAATCTTGGGGTATCCCGGGAGCGTCAGGGGGAGTTCACTATCCGCATCGACGGACAGAATGCGCGCAGCGCAGCACAGCTGGCCGAAATGCTGCCTCTGCAGTTGATCAACCCAGACAGTTTCCGCCTGCTCGAGGGTGCCCCCAAAGTTCGTCGGCAGTTCCTCGATTGGGGTGTGTTCCACGTGGAACCACGTTTCATGGCGACTTGGCAGCGCCTGCAGAAGGCCCTGCGGCAGCGGAACTCATGGCTGCGGCATGGTACACTTGACGCCGTTTCGCAAGCCGCCTGGGATCGGGAGTTATGCCTCGCCAGTGCGGAGATAGATGAATACCGCCGCAATTACATCAAGGCCTTGAAGCCTGTCTTCGAGCGAACCCTGAGCGAGCTGGTCGAACTGGACGGGCTAACCCTGAGCTACTACCGAGGCTGGGACAAGGACCGGGAACTCTACGAAGTCCTCGCGACCTCTCTGCTTCGTGACCAGCAAATGGGGCACACCCAGGCAGGGCCTCAGCGTGCTGATCTGCGCCTTCGATTGGGTGCGAACAACGCGGCTGACATTCTCTCGCGGGGGCAGCAGAAGCTGGTGGTGTGTGCCCTGCGGATTGCCCAAGGGCACCTGGTCAGCCAGGTCCGCCGCGGTCAGTGTATTTATCTGGTGGATGACTTGCCGTCCGAGTTGGACGAACAGCATCGCCGCGCCCTGTGCCGCTTGCTTGAAGAATTGAACTGCCAGGTGTTCATCACCTGTGTAGACCACGAATTTCTGAGGGAAGGCTGGCAGACGGAAACGCCAGTCGCTTTGTTCCACGTGGAACAGGGCCGTATCACCCAGACCCACGACCATCGGGAGTGA